A single uncultured Methanolobus sp. DNA region contains:
- a CDS encoding type II secretion system F family protein, translating into MKLAEFLRLNTEDQDMLTEEELTELEDTIITSKMQEATKNVVIKEFLKEPLKTLYIYPEYTFAISVPLAMIFFAIGMIATWGTPIIDDVIIFSVLISITPPAYTFHKKYKRTDTIEEYLPTFLRDISEMSRAGLTLPRAVSTVAKGEYGALTKEVQAMDASMSWGVSFEESLMNFAKRVPTSIIVRSVSLITQASKAGGRVASVLEAAARDAREVKLLERERRGNMMVYVVISYMSFFVFLFVIGMLTSTFVPTMAEAGKAAQAAGAGSQFIGAFDPAKYTRLMMHTGVIQGFMSGLVAGQMGEGSVFQGLKHSIILTLVAWMVFTFVI; encoded by the coding sequence ATGAAGTTAGCTGAGTTTTTGAGATTAAATACAGAAGATCAGGACATGCTTACGGAAGAAGAGCTGACAGAACTTGAAGATACTATTATCACCTCTAAAATGCAGGAAGCTACAAAGAATGTGGTGATCAAGGAATTCCTGAAGGAGCCTTTAAAGACGCTTTATATCTATCCGGAATATACATTCGCCATAAGTGTGCCACTGGCAATGATATTTTTTGCAATTGGCATGATAGCTACCTGGGGCACTCCGATAATAGATGATGTGATCATTTTTTCAGTCCTTATATCTATTACACCTCCTGCATATACATTCCATAAAAAATACAAGAGGACAGATACAATCGAAGAATATCTGCCTACTTTCCTCAGAGATATTTCAGAAATGAGCAGGGCAGGACTTACGCTTCCAAGAGCAGTAAGTACTGTTGCAAAAGGAGAGTACGGAGCTCTTACTAAAGAAGTTCAGGCCATGGATGCCTCAATGTCCTGGGGCGTATCTTTTGAAGAATCGCTTATGAACTTTGCTAAAAGAGTCCCAACTTCAATTATTGTAAGATCGGTCTCACTTATTACACAGGCAAGCAAAGCAGGAGGTCGCGTTGCGTCTGTTCTTGAAGCTGCTGCCCGTGATGCAAGGGAAGTGAAGTTGCTTGAACGTGAGAGACGCGGTAATATGATGGTATATGTGGTCATCAGTTACATGTCGTTCTTTGTGTTCCTTTTTGTTATAGGAATGCTCACATCCACTTTTGTACCAACAATGGCAGAAGCCGGAAAAGCTGCACAGGCCGCAGGAGCCGGAAGCCAGTTCATCGGTGCATTTGACCCGGCAAAGTATACTCGCCTTATGATGCATACCGGTGTCATTCAGGGATTTATGAGCGGACTTGTGGCAGGACAGATGGGTGAAGGTTCAGTATTCCAGGGACTGAAACACTCTATCATCCTTACCCTTGTGGCATGGATGGTGTTCACTTTCGTCATCTGA
- a CDS encoding type II secretion system F family protein, translating into MANPYFIFAYNLFGKYYGKRRVDFFGLRHSLLKNRIDMAFDVYMSGALLSSILSAFTALLGVSFLFLVFGVPEVKPTRIMFPGWMAPYLQYKSIVLGVFFGILFTALVFVIVYKLFMVYPSIMAGDRKRRIDSMLPYAVNYMSAMSGAGVLPVDLFRSLANNDIYGEMAVECRYLVRDLEILGHDLVTAMKNLSVTTPSTALQDFLQGAITVVTSGGQLEPYFEIKTEQYILENRQNQKEFLETLGLLGETYVTAFVAGPLFLVVVISIMSIMGNAQMVFLYVIIYALIPIGSIMYVVLISTLTPEA; encoded by the coding sequence ATGGCTAATCCGTATTTTATCTTTGCTTACAATCTATTTGGAAAATACTATGGGAAAAGGAGGGTTGATTTTTTCGGCCTGCGCCATAGCCTCCTTAAGAACAGAATAGACATGGCTTTTGATGTGTACATGTCCGGTGCACTCTTAAGTTCGATACTCTCTGCATTTACAGCACTGCTTGGTGTTTCTTTCCTTTTTCTGGTATTTGGCGTACCTGAAGTAAAACCAACCAGAATAATGTTCCCCGGCTGGATGGCACCGTACCTCCAGTACAAATCGATAGTATTGGGAGTATTTTTCGGGATATTGTTCACAGCCCTTGTGTTTGTGATCGTTTACAAATTATTCATGGTCTATCCATCTATCATGGCCGGTGACAGGAAAAGAAGGATTGACAGCATGCTTCCATATGCTGTGAACTATATGTCAGCCATGTCGGGTGCAGGCGTTCTTCCTGTAGATCTTTTCAGGTCTCTTGCAAACAATGACATATATGGAGAAATGGCAGTTGAATGCAGATATCTGGTACGTGACCTTGAGATATTGGGACATGACCTTGTGACTGCGATGAAAAATCTTTCTGTGACAACACCATCAACGGCATTGCAGGATTTCCTGCAAGGAGCTATTACAGTGGTGACCTCAGGTGGACAGCTTGAGCCTTACTTTGAGATCAAGACTGAACAATACATCCTGGAGAACAGACAGAACCAGAAAGAGTTCCTGGAAACTCTAGGTCTTCTGGGAGAAACCTATGTTACGGCTTTTGTAGCAGGTCCGCTTTTCCTTGTGGTGGTAATTTCCATTATGTCTATCATGGGAAATGCGCAAATGGTTTTCCTTTACGTTATAATCTATGCACTGATACCGATTGGAAGTATCATGTATGTTGTCCTTATCAGTACTCTGACTCCGGAGGCCTAA
- a CDS encoding ATPase, T2SS/T4P/T4SS family, with translation MSTDNTPDNRTATIKKEDDVDISLQTENGTSEIEDFLREIEESRTRSESSEENTENNSLLDDVSIEEKTEDVILEDSMIYEQDDVETEEISIESEALDKNMELSDSDIREIVADNIKEDENETLAVDEDDVIGELADLILPDAEPVNIEDLKSKIDDVYIPSFRDNIEEDRDSFWKDTISEIYKEEALEDDQFVDEEKSSSILNRITKLFSSKKSFLEPYNVVEHGPIVDLTMPADSPYREVELYEVNPLYAYVRIAYDPESHEYQYQAIEPVLSEKEQELLDIIKLKFIETLDVNLKEISRKNAEEYLRDNVVKYLQEFKIDISPRKRERIMYHIVRDYVGYGEIDVLMRDPNLEDISCDGPNTPVYIYHKEYNSIPSDIEFASDEVLDSFAIRIAQICGRHISIAKPLLDATMPDGSRIQMTLGREITTRGSTFTIRRFKDNPITPANLIEFHTFSTAMMAYMWLAVDSSKSLVFAGGTASGKTTAMNAVSLFIQPEMKIVSIEDTRELNLSHPNWIPGVTRQAFAGEDKGSIEMYELLRASLRQRPEYILVGEVRGAEAYVLFQAMSTGHTTFSTMHADSVQSVVHRLENPPINVPRIMIQALDLVAIQVQVKVGDERVRRCKSLTEIVGVDPRTGELLTNDVFVWDAARDMFQYSGRSYIIESVMESRGWSEEKVRDELKRRQDILEWARDKKVTHFRDFAKIVVGYNREPEMIMKLVRQELYG, from the coding sequence TTGAGTACAGATAATACTCCTGATAACCGGACAGCTACAATAAAAAAGGAAGATGATGTCGACATATCACTTCAGACTGAAAATGGAACATCTGAAATTGAAGATTTCCTGCGGGAAATAGAAGAATCGAGAACCAGATCAGAATCCTCAGAAGAAAATACAGAAAATAACAGCTTATTGGATGATGTTTCCATAGAAGAAAAAACAGAAGATGTGATCCTGGAAGACAGCATGATCTATGAACAAGATGATGTTGAAACTGAAGAGATTTCCATTGAAAGTGAAGCATTAGACAAGAATATGGAATTATCAGATTCAGATATACGGGAAATTGTTGCAGATAATATTAAAGAAGATGAGAATGAAACTCTGGCAGTTGACGAGGACGACGTGATCGGAGAACTTGCAGACCTTATTCTTCCGGATGCAGAACCAGTGAATATCGAAGACCTGAAAAGCAAGATCGATGACGTTTATATTCCTTCTTTCAGAGATAATATTGAAGAGGACAGGGATTCTTTCTGGAAGGACACTATTTCTGAGATATATAAGGAAGAAGCTCTTGAAGATGATCAATTTGTAGATGAAGAAAAAAGCTCTTCGATCCTTAACCGCATAACCAAACTATTCTCTTCTAAAAAATCATTCCTTGAACCTTATAACGTTGTGGAACACGGACCTATCGTAGATCTCACAATGCCTGCAGACAGCCCTTACAGGGAAGTTGAACTTTATGAGGTAAATCCGCTTTATGCATATGTAAGAATTGCCTATGACCCGGAATCTCATGAATACCAGTACCAGGCAATAGAACCTGTACTTTCTGAGAAGGAACAGGAACTCCTTGATATTATAAAGCTGAAATTCATTGAAACGCTGGACGTGAACCTCAAAGAGATCTCACGCAAAAATGCTGAGGAATACCTTAGAGATAATGTCGTTAAATATCTGCAGGAATTCAAGATCGACATCTCACCGAGAAAACGTGAGAGAATAATGTACCACATTGTCCGTGACTATGTGGGATACGGGGAAATAGATGTACTGATGAGAGACCCGAACCTTGAAGATATTTCCTGTGACGGACCTAACACTCCTGTGTATATCTATCATAAAGAATACAACTCGATCCCAAGTGATATTGAGTTCGCGTCCGATGAGGTTCTGGATTCTTTCGCCATCAGGATAGCCCAGATATGCGGCAGGCATATTTCCATTGCAAAGCCTCTTCTTGATGCTACAATGCCGGACGGTTCACGTATCCAGATGACACTTGGGCGTGAGATCACAACCCGTGGAAGTACTTTTACCATCAGGAGATTCAAGGACAATCCGATAACTCCTGCAAACCTTATAGAGTTCCATACATTCTCAACAGCCATGATGGCTTACATGTGGCTTGCTGTGGATTCAAGTAAAAGTCTTGTTTTTGCAGGAGGAACAGCTTCCGGTAAAACAACTGCAATGAATGCAGTTTCACTTTTCATTCAGCCGGAAATGAAGATAGTTTCCATTGAGGATACAAGAGAACTGAACCTTTCACACCCAAACTGGATCCCTGGTGTTACAAGACAGGCGTTTGCCGGTGAGGACAAGGGTTCCATTGAAATGTATGAACTTCTCAGGGCATCCCTCAGGCAAAGACCTGAATACATCCTCGTGGGTGAGGTACGAGGTGCCGAAGCTTACGTATTGTTCCAGGCAATGTCCACAGGACACACTACATTCTCAACAATGCACGCAGATTCAGTACAATCTGTGGTACACAGGCTCGAAAACCCGCCTATCAACGTACCGAGGATAATGATACAGGCGCTTGACCTTGTAGCTATTCAGGTACAGGTCAAAGTTGGAGATGAGCGTGTCAGGAGGTGCAAGAGTCTCACTGAAATAGTAGGTGTTGACCCAAGGACCGGTGAACTGCTTACTAATGATGTTTTTGTATGGGATGCTGCACGTGATATGTTCCAGTATTCCGGCCGTTCATATATAATTGAAAGTGTAATGGAAAGTCGTGGATGGAGCGAAGAGAAAGTCCGTGACGAGCTTAAACGGCGGCAGGACATACTTGAATGGGCGCGTGACAAAAAGGTCACTCATTTCAGGGACTTTGCAAAGATCGTAGTTGGATATAACCGCGAACCGGAAATGATAATGAAACTTGTAAGGCAGGAATTGTATGGCTAA
- the minD gene encoding cell division ATPase MinD, translated as MTATIFTIVSGKGGTGTSTAAINLGTALAGFAKKTLIIDADVGMPTIGLMLGLETSKGTIHEVLAGKVELNEAIYDGPNNMHILPGSISLQGFVNANTEILGDIVESVKERYDYIIIDSSTGINKNSLLAISLADEIIQLVNPDIVSLAGAMKIKAVCDNMGKQFRGLLLNRTGVTLNEISSERIETALGLKILATLPEEKNVKNSLAFKAPIVIKYPGSQVSVSFNRLAAEIAGIKVSVEELSHAEPEKKKKARKFSLAKNKN; from the coding sequence ATGACAGCAACAATTTTCACAATCGTCTCAGGAAAAGGCGGTACAGGAACTAGCACGGCTGCGATTAACCTGGGTACCGCCCTGGCAGGGTTCGCTAAAAAGACCCTGATAATCGATGCTGATGTAGGAATGCCCACCATTGGGCTGATGTTGGGACTTGAAACTTCAAAAGGAACCATTCACGAAGTACTTGCAGGCAAGGTAGAGCTTAATGAAGCCATTTATGATGGGCCAAATAACATGCACATACTTCCGGGAAGTATCTCACTTCAGGGTTTTGTGAATGCAAATACAGAGATACTCGGTGACATTGTAGAGAGTGTCAAAGAAAGATACGACTACATAATAATTGATTCATCCACAGGGATCAACAAGAACTCGCTGCTGGCAATCTCCCTTGCTGATGAAATAATCCAGCTTGTCAATCCGGACATAGTATCGCTTGCCGGTGCAATGAAAATAAAAGCGGTTTGTGACAATATGGGTAAGCAGTTCAGAGGACTACTGCTTAACAGAACTGGCGTAACCCTGAACGAAATTAGTTCAGAGAGGATCGAAACTGCCCTTGGCCTTAAGATCCTGGCAACTTTACCAGAAGAGAAGAATGTTAAGAATTCACTGGCATTCAAAGCCCCGATAGTTATCAAATATCCAGGTTCCCAGGTGAGTGTGAGCTTTAACCGACTGGCTGCTGAAATTGCAGGTATAAAAGTATCTGTCGAAGAACTATCCCATGCAGAGCCCGAAAAGAAAAAGAAAGCAAGAAAGTTCTCCCTTGCAAAGAACAAGAATTGA
- a CDS encoding DUF367 family protein yields the protein MIQADEKDIKLFLYHAKQCDPKKCTGKKMAKFGLVNLSEKIERIPSKSILLDPMAEKALSPEDSAKKGITVLDCSWEEVERVFPQLLRLRLEHRALPYLVAANPVNFGRPFKLTSVEAFAASLYILGNKQQAEMIMSKFNWGHTFLELNHEPLEEYSQAKDSKDILRIQSEYM from the coding sequence ATGATACAAGCTGATGAAAAAGACATTAAACTCTTCCTGTACCATGCTAAACAATGTGACCCGAAAAAATGTACCGGGAAGAAAATGGCAAAGTTCGGACTTGTGAATCTTTCAGAGAAGATCGAAAGAATTCCTTCAAAGTCCATTTTGCTGGATCCAATGGCTGAAAAGGCCCTGTCGCCTGAGGACAGCGCCAAAAAAGGTATCACTGTTCTTGATTGTTCCTGGGAGGAAGTTGAAAGGGTGTTCCCGCAGCTTCTTAGATTAAGGCTTGAACACCGTGCGCTACCATATCTTGTGGCTGCAAATCCGGTGAACTTCGGAAGACCTTTCAAACTAACATCAGTTGAGGCATTTGCCGCATCTCTTTACATCCTCGGAAACAAGCAGCAGGCAGAGATGATAATGTCAAAATTCAACTGGGGCCACACTTTTCTGGAACTGAACCATGAGCCACTTGAGGAATACTCTCAGGCAAAAGATAGTAAAGATATCCTGCGGATACAGAGTGAGTATATGTGA
- a CDS encoding TIGR00725 family protein, whose protein sequence is MIQIGVIGAGSCDRELELLAEEVGAEIARNGALLICGGHGGVMEASAKGAKKESGTTVGILPDESRKSANPFIDIAIVTEMGHARNVIIARSADALIAVGGEYGTLSEIAHSLKMGKTVVTLNSKWEIEGTFRANSPKEAVRIALDSINEKY, encoded by the coding sequence ATGATACAGATTGGTGTAATTGGTGCAGGTTCATGTGACAGGGAACTGGAACTACTGGCAGAGGAAGTCGGTGCCGAGATTGCCAGAAATGGTGCTTTGCTCATATGCGGAGGTCACGGTGGAGTCATGGAAGCATCTGCAAAGGGCGCAAAAAAAGAGTCAGGCACAACTGTTGGTATTCTCCCGGATGAAAGTCGCAAGAGTGCCAATCCATTTATCGACATTGCCATAGTAACTGAAATGGGACATGCAAGGAATGTGATCATTGCACGCTCGGCTGATGCTCTCATAGCGGTAGGCGGTGAATACGGTACGCTTTCAGAGATCGCCCATTCACTAAAGATGGGAAAAACAGTTGTAACCCTTAATTCAAAATGGGAAATTGAGGGTACCTTCAGGGCAAACAGTCCAAAAGAAGCTGTCAGGATCGCCCTGGACAGCATAAATGAAAAGTACTAA
- a CDS encoding exodeoxyribonuclease III, with translation MSKTRIISWNVNGIRAVHKKGFLDWFNEERPDILCIQETKAHKEQLPHELQEMDGYYNYFASAEKKGYSGVALYTRKEPVSIKCGFGIDKFDSEGRTMIADFGDFVLFNIYFPNGKASDERLAYKMEFYDAFLEYANTLKSKGKKIIVCGDVNTAHREIDLARPKENETVSGFLPEERAWIDKLLDNGYVDTLRMFNQEPENYTWWSMRTKARERNVGWRIDYFFASENVKENIKDAFILPDVMGSDHCPIGIDVEF, from the coding sequence ATGAGTAAGACCAGGATAATTTCATGGAATGTGAATGGTATCAGAGCAGTTCATAAAAAGGGATTCCTTGATTGGTTCAATGAAGAAAGACCTGATATACTCTGCATCCAGGAAACAAAGGCACATAAAGAGCAGTTGCCTCACGAATTACAGGAAATGGATGGCTACTATAATTATTTTGCATCTGCTGAGAAAAAAGGTTACAGTGGAGTTGCGCTTTACACCAGAAAAGAACCTGTCAGCATAAAATGCGGCTTTGGAATTGATAAATTCGATAGTGAAGGACGCACAATGATAGCAGATTTTGGCGACTTTGTGCTCTTTAATATATACTTCCCCAACGGCAAAGCCTCTGATGAAAGGCTTGCATACAAAATGGAATTCTACGATGCGTTCCTTGAATATGCTAACACCCTCAAGTCAAAAGGCAAGAAGATAATCGTATGCGGCGACGTTAACACCGCGCACAGGGAAATTGACCTTGCAAGACCAAAGGAGAACGAAACTGTCTCAGGTTTCCTTCCCGAAGAACGCGCATGGATAGACAAGCTGCTTGACAACGGTTATGTTGATACGCTCAGAATGTTCAACCAGGAACCAGAAAACTATACCTGGTGGAGCATGAGGACAAAAGCCAGGGAAAGAAACGTTGGCTGGAGAATTGATTACTTCTTTGCAAGCGAGAATGTAAAAGAGAACATCAAGGACGCGTTCATACTGCCTGATGTAATGGGTTCGGATCACTGTCCGATAGGGATCGATGTTGAATTCTGA
- a CDS encoding Fur family transcriptional regulator has translation MKQADIKYTNQRIEILEFLKEFDGHPTVDDVYEGVRQKLTRISKATVYNNLKFLAEKGLIKEVNVKGVSRFESNLIPHHHTICLECGEITDYESEELSEYAMKIAEEIDDFRIESADTNFYGICKKCMEME, from the coding sequence ATGAAACAGGCAGACATCAAATATACAAACCAGCGGATCGAGATCCTGGAGTTCCTCAAGGAATTTGATGGTCATCCAACTGTAGATGATGTCTATGAGGGAGTAAGGCAAAAACTTACACGCATCAGCAAAGCTACGGTTTATAACAACCTGAAGTTCCTTGCTGAAAAGGGATTGATCAAGGAGGTGAATGTTAAGGGGGTTTCGAGGTTTGAATCCAATCTAATACCTCACCACCACACAATATGTCTTGAATGCGGGGAAATAACAGACTATGAATCAGAGGAACTTAGCGAGTACGCTATGAAAATAGCAGAAGAGATAGATGATTTCAGAATAGAATCAGCAGACACTAATTTTTACGGAATTTGTAAGAAATGTATGGAGATGGAGTAA
- a CDS encoding peroxiredoxin, which translates to MPLIGDDAPSFTAKTTMGEINFPKDYKGKWVILFSHPADFTPVCTTEFMTFATMQEDFRALNTELIGLSIDSIYAHIAWLRTIKEKIVYKGMKDVEVNFPVIEDLKMDVAKKFGMVQPNASSTQAVRAVFIMDPKAKVRAILYYPLSNGRNMDEIKRLILAMQKSDAENIATPANWQPGDDVIIPPPGSCGTAKERVESKEEGKYCLDWFMCLKKQS; encoded by the coding sequence ATGCCACTTATTGGCGATGACGCACCGTCATTTACAGCAAAGACAACAATGGGCGAAATTAATTTCCCTAAAGACTACAAAGGCAAATGGGTAATTCTTTTCAGTCACCCTGCAGACTTCACACCGGTCTGTACAACCGAGTTCATGACCTTTGCAACAATGCAGGAAGACTTCAGGGCGCTTAACACAGAGCTCATTGGATTGTCCATTGACAGTATCTATGCTCACATTGCATGGCTGCGCACTATCAAAGAGAAGATCGTATACAAGGGGATGAAGGATGTTGAAGTTAACTTCCCTGTAATTGAAGATCTTAAGATGGATGTAGCAAAGAAATTCGGAATGGTACAGCCAAATGCTTCCTCAACACAGGCGGTCAGAGCAGTTTTCATAATGGACCCAAAAGCAAAGGTAAGAGCTATTCTCTACTACCCACTGTCCAACGGTAGGAACATGGATGAGATCAAGAGACTTATCCTTGCAATGCAGAAGTCCGATGCAGAGAACATTGCAACTCCTGCAAACTGGCAGCCTGGAGATGACGTTATCATCCCACCACCAGGATCATGCGGCACTGCAAAGGAAAGAGTTGAGAGCAAGGAAGAAGGAAAGTACTGCCTCGACTGGTTCATGTGCCTGAAGAAACAGTCTTAA